The sequence ttttaaaattgttcacATCTTTTAATTGTTACccatttttaattcaaacttTTCCGTCATATCATTatataaactgacttttacGATATTGTACTAGTTCTAAGTTAGCTGTTCGAGGCCACACAAAGCGGGCCACAAAGCCCGCGCTAGCTACGGCATTCCACGGGACGCCGACACAGCAGGTTCACAGCAGGCTTACAACCGAAGGCGATCGCCCAGTCCGGTACAGCTCCACACCCCGCTTCGTGCCACGGCCCGACCGACCCACCCGCTAGAGCCAATCCTTTCCCCGTAGTTATGGATCCAGTTTGCCGACTTTCCTTATCCACATTGCTGTTCTATCGGTCAGAGGCTATATTGCCTTTGAGACCTGCCGCAGATATGGGTANNNNNNNNNNNNNNNNNNNNNNNNNNNNNNNNNNNNNNNNNNNNNNNNNNCACCACCTTCCTCGGATTTTNACGGGCCGACGCGGGCTCTCGGGACAGCACAAGAGACGTGCTGCTTTACTGGCCGCATGTCCCTATCTCCAAGCAAACCGACTCCAGGGCTGCCGTTCCTTACCACGAACAGAGAACTCTTCCTGGAATCACGCCAACGTTTCCGAGTTCGCTTGCGTAACTGCACTAAGGCGCCGAAGCGCCAATGTCGATTCGGGAATATTAACCCGATTCCTTCTTGGTCCGCTGGGGCTTCAGACGGCCTTCGTCAATTCCTAAAGGTCGACTGACCCATGTTCTACTGCTGTTCACATGAAACCCTTATCCACTTCAACCCTCAAAGTTcccatttaaatatttgctacTACGCCACCAAGATCTGCACTAACGGCTGTTCCACCGGGCTTGCGCCCTAGGCTTCGACGCGCTCCGCCGTGGCCCTCGTATACTTGTCGCGGGCTATCGTCGGCGCCTATACCACCGGTTGGGTATAGACACGACACTTTAGCGCCATCCATTTTCAGGGCTGATTGATTCGGCAGGTGAGTTGTTACGCTACTGTTTTCAGCCAGGGTCCCAACTTGCGGGCTCTCGCTCGACCTCGCCAACAGCCCGGAGAAAATCGGCCGGTCATGCGCCGGCGTTCCCTTTTATTTCGGATTTCGTAAAGCCCTGCAGCTCGCCCACATGTTAGATTCCTTGGTCCGTGTTTCCAGTCAGACCGGGACGTAGCCGACTTTAGCCGCGAACCCGCAGCGCCTCGCGATAGAGCACCCGACCGAAATCGCGCCGAACCGGTACAGGTCGCGTCCCGCGAGGTTCTCCCGCATCACGCCCGATCGGCTGAGTCTTTACCTCACGCCAGAGTAGCGTTGCTGGAATGTGCTGACAGCTGCTTACCTGGTTGTGCATTGCTGGGGCCAGTGACGAGCTTCCAAATCCAAACAACTGGGGTTGGCAAACATCTGCAGATGGGTTTGTTCCTTTCTGGGCAAATCTATCGGAAATACCCTCAACATTTAGAGAACTAATTAAATGTGAATGCAATCCAGAAAAAGGTTGCTATGGTCGATGCAATTGTGTTCAATCAAAGCTTTAATGCGCAGCGCTTTGCAAAAGCAACGCAGAGACTGCGACAGACTAGGAACATTGTCAttatcttttgttttatttattgttctaTATATGACAGTTTGCttcattgttattttatgCTTGTCTCCCTAAAAATGCGAATAAAAGccaaaatttatgttatgacATTACAACACATTAGCATTAGATTTGTTCTGTTGAtttgtatatagtacagtgggagaagacgggacgcctttacatattattcaaatatcatgTTCGTGGTATAACCAACCAACAACGGCCCCTGGGAGTCATTAgaatatggtttaataattagaatgtttttgtttacaataaaatgggacgaaaaaatttatataaaaaagtgtcccatcgtcttccccactctactatacatttattaaCGGTCCTTACAGGACAACCGCAAACCTTTTTTCTCAACACTTAAcgattttaaaggtaaaactagcaaaaatcttttttttattaaaatattgggagttcataaaaataaaattaaaataatctcGTCTGACTAAGTGTCCCACCTTTTCCACTCTACCATATCTGGTAACACGCAAGCTTCACGAGATATGTGAAACAGCAGTACGGTACGACCGCAACGCGTAGATACAACTAGTTTTTCAATTGCCCTTTATTGGAACAAAATTCTGTGTCTCCTTTTTACACGACACACGGCGTCGATCCGTGTATATTGTGTTGGGATGACACAAATACATACCCTATATTCAAAAAGCAATTTGGATAAGTTCGGCAATACCCGCCATGCATTTTAATAGGTCCTTACACCGTTACTTCACTTCTAGGatgtctgtttaaaaaataaattttaagattACGACTGAGAGGGGTATAAATGGgaattttatttctaaatttccaaaaaatcgTTTGTAACAGAAGGTActattattttctaaataatcCAAGTGATTGTCATTGAATCGCATTTCACGAGACAGCCATATGTTTGTCTTCATTTTATCGATTCATTTTCATTCCATGATTGCGTTTTTAATCTTCAACCCTCGATAATATGACAATCACCATTCAAAAAATTGCTTTATAAAAGGCACTAATACAGTGTTAAACGCACATAAACCATTATTTAGCAGGAAATAAACGCAGCATTATGAATCAGTGGTTGGAAACCATTATGAATGAAAGGAAGTTCGAAATTGTGAACAGCTCGCTACAGGGTATGTGTATTATAGCGAAAgttgttacaataaaaaaactaaaagtaatagtttaattaattttactaTTCAAGGTTTGTTAAAACCGGATTCACTGGGTATGGATCATGACGTAACACCAACTGTTGACTTGACTGACGGAGTTCCACAATGTAAAGATCTTAACCCTTACGTACTAAAAGGAGATGGTTGGGTGCCTCAACATATAAGTCGGGCCAATCGTTCAACGTATAGTTTCCTTTGTGTTTACATGACATTTGTCTTTCTGCTGTCTTGTTCTCTCAACATCCTTGTTATAGTGGCCACTTTGAAAAACAAGGTAAGTCTCCGTTTACTTTGAATACTTCAAACAAATGTAGAAGACACAGGTTGAATCAGTTGGTCAGGAAATAATTGTATTATTCTTGCATGTACATAATAAGAACTGTttcttaaatttataattgtcATGCTCACACTTTTAGTCCGACTGTTTTatgaaatgagaaaaaaatgtcCACGTTTATGTCACCAAACTACAGGTTCTTCGTCAGCCTCTGAATTACATTATTGTGAACCTAGCAGTTGTCGATCTTCTAAGTGGTTTCGTTGGCGGGTTTATTAGCATTGCTGCTAACGGTGCGGGATATTTTTTCTGGGGGAAGACAATGTGCCAGATTGAaggatattttgtttcaaattttggTAGGTGCTTTATTACGCTAAGGCTAATATGTATGATTAGTTAAACGCTACAACTTGTTTTATACTTCACAGGTGTGACTGGTTTGCTCTCAATTGCTGTAATGGCATTTGAAAGATATTTCGTAATTTGCAAACCATTTGGGCCCGTTCGCTTTGAGGAGAAACATTCAATTTTTGGTACCAAACTGTTTCAAAATACTAATTAAGCAAAAACTTGACTTAACGAAGGACGACGTTAGTTtctatgaaatattttaacaggcatcgttataacatgggtctGGTCGATGTTTTGGAACACACCACCTCTTATTTTTTGGGATGGCTACGACACTGAGGGTTTGGGAACCAGTTGTGCACCAAACTGGTTTGTCAAAGAAAAACGGGAACGGCTGTTTATAATcttatattttgtcttttgCTTTGTTATCCCTCTGGCAGTTATTATGATATGTTACGGAAAGCTTATTCTCACTCTAAGACAGGTAACAAAAATTGATCTTTAGTGGTGgtaaaaacacacaattttACAAAGACCTAATGCAGTATCATAAACcgttacttttaaaattcagATCGCCAAGGAAAGTTCCCTGAGTGGAGGAACAAGTCCCGAAGGTGAAGTCACCAAGATGGTGGTTGTTATGGTTACTGCATTTGTATTTTGCTGGTTGCCGTATGCCGCATTTGCCATGTACAACGTTGTCAATCCCGAAGCTCAGGTACTTTACAACCAAAGCAATTAATTTGTTAAGCATTTTTCTTTTCTCATGTAGATCGATTACGCGCTTGGTGCTGCACCTGCTTTTTTTGCAAAGACCGCGACGATTTATAATCCGCTTATCTACATAGGGTTGAACCGACAGGTTGGAATCAgactatatgttttatagtTGTATTGTTGATCATAGCGAgtgaatttacattttttacgtTTCAGTTTCGAGATTGCGTAGTGCGAATGATCTTTAATGGTCGCAATCCCTGGGTTGATGAATTGGTTGGCAGTCAAGTCAGTTCAACTGGTTCTCAGTTAACTGCAGTGAGCAGCAACAAAGTTGCACCTGCGTAATATACATGTTAGTAAATATCTTTCCGTTGTACCCAGagtatgttttgtaaacatgATATTGTGGGgatgtaagttttttaatcTAGTACGTACCACCGGTCAATAAATAGTCCCGGCTTTAGCCGATAAGCAATTTTGCCATATCTGCAAAAATGACAGCACAAGAGGATTTATACTTATATGCGAAAATAATCCCTGTTTTGTTCGGTAAATTTTGAGCATCactctaaaaataaaagtgattaTCAATTGCTAATAGTAACTATcgatctttttttttaattcgtgcataaatattttattgttctatatattctgaaaataaaaagtcttgacaaatggtttatttgtgataaaattatattcaaaatctcctttttgttaaataatttactaaagttgaaaaaaaatttggttaCTGACTTGtgttaaaatggtaaaacaaaaacatctaTAAGCAAACAAGGTTAGCAAAGTATGCAGAGATCTCAGTTAAAGAAACACTATTTGACAGAGTATTGGTTATAACATGACAAACTATTACCATAACATACGGACGAACATGTCGCATTCTCGCCACCGAAGATTATGATTTCTCATGTGTGACGACCACGTGGGCTCTGAAAACAAACTATTAAGTATCGCACTTCATAGTGAACagtgtttttattacaattgcAACAGGCACGTTAATAGCCttaaacaactgttttattctattaacTGTTGTAACtaccaaaaataaacaaaagaaaatttaaatttataacaacacATCACACTACTCTACTCATATTAATTCAACTCCTGCCTCTGCTCCCTCCACAAAAAAATCGTTGACCACATTCTTCATTGGTTTTGGGTCCGTGGTGTTTGGTGTTCTGGAAAGGGGCCTTTACATCAGTAATGGAGTCTTTGACATCACCCAAGAGTAATCTGGTTAACCGGTCTACCATATTGATTCCTTATCTGTTCTCTTGGTTGTTCGAACTCCTGGCGagctattttaaatttttttaccaaaattagTTGTTACCCTTCTAAAGATTTTGCGATGGGCTCATTGAGGGTATGCTGGTGtcatacagtaggatgggggaagatgggacaccttttcattctattttctcgtacattttggtagtaaacaaagaacattcaaagaattataaaaccttgtcctcgagactttcatggaccgttgttaattttttaaaacacgatcaggatatttatatatttcgtgctaaaggtgtctcatcttcccccaccccaataCATATTTGTTTCGACTGCAGTCGATCGATTACAAATGTTTCCAAGTTATATTTTAGACATGTTTCACAACGAAATCTTGTGATTAAACCAAATTCTTTACTTATTTTAAtcatgatatatattttgggTTTTATACCATTCTACCTTAAACCCAGTGAAAACAAAATGTCCCTACCTATCTAGCATGAAtccattgaatgaatgtaacttactttatccccgcGGGGCCGgagaacgacagtcgttatcacacgggtttttAGCTCGTNNNNNNNNNNNNNNNNNNNNNNNNNNNNNNNNNNNNNNNNNNNNNNNNNNNNNNNNNNNNNNNNNNNNNNNNNNNNNNNNNNNNNNNNNNNNNNNNNNNNNNNNNNNNNNNNNNNNNNNNNNNNNNNNNNNNNNNNNNNNNNNNNNNNNNNNNNNNNNNNNNNNNNNNNNNNNNNNNNNNNNNNNNNNNNNNNNNNNNNNNNNNNNNNNNNNNNNNNNNNNNNNNNNNNNNNNNNNNNNNNNNNNNNNNNNNNNNNNNNNNNNNNNNNNNNNNNNNNNNNNNNNNNNNNNNNNNNNNNNNNNNNNNNNNNNNNNNNNNNNNNNNNNNNNNNNNNNNNNNNNNNNNNNNNNNNNNNNNNNNNNNNNNNNNNNNNNNNNNNNNNNNNNNNNNNNNNNNNNNNNNNNNNNNNNNNNNNNNNNNNNNNNNNNNNNNNNNNNNNNNNNNNNNNNNNNNNNGGTGATAATtctttgtggattttttttatttttaatctttggctgataatttcgacaacccgttagtgactactgggttggagcaattgtcgttaagtgtcttgtccaaggacacacgtccataatggtagcaacgacgagccttgaagccattacctctgggttcgatgcaggcgcgctaaccaactgtgctatggcgCCAATGTTATCTATAGCCTACAAGTCAATCGAAGCTAAGGTGTTTTCGATTTTGTGTGGAATTTACATGTTTGGACATAATGGGACGCGTGTCTAAACATTCGTGTTCTGCTGTCATGCAGTACGGACGTCTTTTGGCTGCGTGTCGCAAACGCCTTGGTAGTTGAATTGCTAGGCAGGTTGTCAAAACTTTAAAGGACATCTTAGAAAACAGTTTGAGGCAATTGGTTGCTCCTTACAGCTTTGaagtattttattgtaaatttaatattagaaTATGAAAATGAATGTTTCTGCAATCTCTGAACCGACCACAATTGGGAATAAATCGTCAGATTCAGAAGCAAGGGGTATTAAACGCCCTCGAGGTGGATGTATGTCTTCTAATGATCTGCAAAACGACCGACAAAACCTGAAAGTTATTCTGCACGGTATTAAAAGGCAATTGAGGTCGTTTAGTCCTCTACTTATTTATAAGCTTATCAATAAATCAATTGAAGAATATCGTGATATTAAAGTACTGAGATCTGGAGATTTACtaatgaaatgtttaaacaatactcAACGAGATAAAGCACTCTCTTTAAAATCCTTACAAAATGAAACCAATAGTATCGACATCTTCGTTCAAGGGTTTAAACCACGGCTGTAAGTGTGCGATAAAGCACGTGCCGCGCGACCTTACCGATGACGAGATTGCCTCGAGTTTAAGAGATTTCGGCGTGGTCTTCGCAAAGCgcttttttgttaaaagggaTGGAAACTCAACAGCAACCACCTCTGTTCTTTTGCAACTAACCACGAACAACTTCCCTCAGTATTTAACAATTGGATACATTCGTTTTCTTACCGTCGCATACAGTCCCCCTCCTTTAAGATGTTTTAATTGCAATAGATTCAGGCACATATCAAAGTTCTGTCGTTCAAAGATTTACTGCGCTTTGTGTGGCAGCGACTACGAATACGAAAATTGTTCTTCTGGAACTCGCTGCTGTAACTGCCACGGAAACCACAGCGCAGCATACAAAGGTTGTCCGAAGTACAAAAGGGAGGTTAAAATCAAGCAATACATAGTCTCAGTTAAATTGAAATCGAGCAATACGATAAGCTCAGTTATAAAGATGTTCTCACAAAGCTGAACTTGGCACAAGCGCCTGCTATTTGCAAATCTGTTCACGAAGTATCTTATTCGCGCAATGATTTTCACCTCTTCAGTCAATATCCCTCCCGCAAATTGTGTCAACGTCCAATCAACCTAGCCCAAATCCTATCCAGACTTACGTACCAAAAAGCCAACCTCAATCCAACGACGAAGACAGTATCATCGTAACGGCTCAGACATTGTCTCGCTTTATGAGAGATATGATTGCACTAATCACAACTGCATTAGTCAATAACGATGCAACAAACTTATGTTTGGAGGTTCAAAATACCTGCAAAGCCTACTTCGGAGAAATCACATTAAAAGCTTAACATAATTATTCTAACACCATGGAACCCAAACAATCGCATTCAATATGAAGAACAAAAATCTAATAATTTGGCACTGGAACTGCCGAAGCATATACCGAAAACTACCTgaactaaaacaaattgtttacaATGAAAACAATCTCCCCGAACTTATTTGTTTACAGGAAACACACCTAACtccaaaatataaagtttccCTTCCAGGGTATAGTTTTATCAGAAAAATAGGCTTGATCGACGTGGAGGAGGTGTTGCTATATGGATTAAAGACTCCCttagttttacaaatgttAATCTTCGTAATGTTCATAAAGATATAGAACACATTGCCGTTTGGTCAGTGGTATCACCGTTGTGAACATATATATCCCCTGCGGCGAATATTCACGAGTCACACTTCCTTGATCTGCTAAGAGCGTTAAAGAACCGTACAATCATCGTGGGAGATTTTAATGCACACCTCTCTATGTGGAATTCAAGCGAAAAACAAAGCTTAgcaagcttttaaaatatcttattGCCAGAAAACTCATAATcttcaaaaaacaacaaccttGGAAAAAGTTCTGTAACTCACTATCCGGCTGCACAAAACTCACCCCTGTATGGAGCATGGCAAAATCTATGTTTGGAAATCGAAACTTGTCTGTAAAACCAACGTCTACCGCTAATGATGGTAATCAGAGGGACCCAGATATTAACAACTCAAACTATCTAGCCGCACATTTTCAACGCAGCATTGGCAGCAACTGCAATTATTCTGCTGATTTCCGCGAAGGTCGGAAAATAGCGATAGATCTGGCAATTCCGCAACTTAAAGGTTTACTTTCCTTCAGATAACCATCTATCACCgcttaataaaacatttaccaTAGCTGAACTCGAACAATGTATAAGAAGCACAGCGCACATGAAAAATACTGCTCCTGGAATAGACGGGATTCCTTACCAAATGCTTGTACAATTTCCCGCTTCAAGCCTTACAATATTATTACAATTGATCaacaatatttggatatttggGACCATACCATCAAACTGGAAGCACTCGGTAGTTATACCTCTGTTAAAGCCCGGGAAGCCAAAGAATTCTGCTTCGTCTTATCGGCCAATATCTCTTACATTAAGCATGTGCAAAATAAAAGACTCGTACTCCGAAGATTAAATTCGTTTATGGAAAGGGAAAACGTAATCCTTAAGTCACAAAGTGCATTTAAAAGCAGACGGTCTACCACCGACCACATTCTTCACCTTCATAGTGACGTGCAGTGTGCCATGGCAAATCGCTCTTCAGTTCTCTTTGTGTTTCTTAATATCGAAAAAGCTTATGACATGGTGTGGAACGAGGGTCTTTTATACAAGCTTTATGCTACTGGAATTACTGGTCGAATGCTTCATTTCATATCTTCATTCTTATCAAATCGCACGTTCCAAGTCCAACTGAACAATAAACTTTCCGATATCTTAACCATGGAAAGTGGAGTTTCACAGGGTAGTGTTTTATAGGCCCCATtctatttaatattatgaATAATGACTTGTCCAATCAACTGCCTGTGACAAGCAAACACGCAGTATACGCCGACGACTATGCAATATGGGTTGAAAGCAAGCAACTCAAGTGTCTAAAACTAAAATCCAATACGCCTTGAACGTCATCAATGTTTGGATCCAACAATggggaaaaaagtttttctgcACCAAAACCAAAGCTCGATTGTTCACAAACAAGCGAAAACTGCCAGATAAGAAGATTACACTGCACAGAAACAGCATTACATatgttttagaatttaaatatcttgGCGTAATGTTTGACAAACGGCCAACATACAAAGCATCACACATAACGTACATTCGAAGTAAATGCCTGCGACGAATaaatctactatatattatttgcGGAATAAAATGGGGAGCGCAAAAATCAGCCTTTCTTGCTATTTACCGAGCTTCGATACGTCCCGTCATTGAGTACGGAATCGAAGCATATTTCTCTGCCTCTTCTTCCAATAGAAGCGTAATACAAACCgtacaaaacaaatgtttgcGGCTGGCCACTGGAAGTATGATCAGCACAccaattgtttgtttgcatTGTGCCAGGAAACACCATTTTAAATTCGATACCAGAACGTTTGTCTGAAATACAAGCTCAAGCTCCAATCATTCCCACCAGATCGCCAAAACTCGAGCACACTATACTACAGGTTCCGACTAGTGAATCTTCATTTCTGCAAGTTACAAAGGAATTCCCAACCGAAACACCCGTCGGTAAAATCCAGCTTTTCACTTCGCCGATATGGGAAATCTTTGAAGAATTCTGTGACACCACTCTAGCGCCACTGGTAGACAGAGACATATCCAGCACCCGAAAGCAAAGTCTCTTCGTCGAAAGGATTGCACTTTGCTACCAAGAATATACGCAAGTATACTGCGATGGTTCAAAACAGGAATCTGGATGTGGATGTTCCTTTGTAACACCATATGAAAGTTACACATCGTCTTCTTCTCTATACAAATCGTACTCGGCGTATTTATGCGAATTATGCGCAATCTTGATGGCATTGAAACATGTATAAACTCCAAAGAACTACATATTTCCTACGTCATTATATGTGACTGTCTGAATGCAATCACATCCATTGCACAATGGCGTCATTGTAAAAACTTATTCAGATTCTCGAACCAATCTTTAATACTTTAAACAAAGGGGTGAATATCAAAATACTCTGGGTCCCAAGTCATTATGATATACCGGGC comes from Ciona intestinalis unplaced genomic scaffold, KH HT000095.1, whole genome shotgun sequence and encodes:
- the opsin1 gene encoding opsin codes for the protein MNQWLETIMNERKFEIVNSSLQGLLKPDSLGMDHDVTPTVDLTDGVPQCKDLNPYVLKGDGWVPQHISRANRSTYSFLCVYMTFVFLLSCSLNILVIVATLKNKVLRQPLNYIIVNLAVVDLLSGFVGGFISIAANGAGYFFWGKTMCQIEGYFVSNFGVTGLLSIAVMAFERYFVICKPFGPVRFEEKHSIFGIVITWVWSMFWNTPPLIFWDGYDTEGLGTSCAPNWFVKEKRERLFIILYFVFCFVIPLAVIMICYGKLILTLRQIAKESSLSGGTSPEGEVTKMVVVMVTAFVFCWLPYAAFAMYNVVNPEAQIDYALGAAPAFFAKTATIYNPLIYIGLNRQFRDCVVRMIFNGRNPWVDELVGSQVSSTGSQLTAVSSNKVAPA